The Acutalibacter muris genomic sequence GCCCAGTTCCCGCAAAGTGGTGGGCAGGCCGATCCCCTTGATAAAGGACGCCAGGGTTTCTACGCCCATCCGGGCCAGCTCCCTTTCCGAGCGGCCCTCGGGACGTATGTCCCAGACCTTGGTGGCAAACCGGGCAAACTTCTTCGCCCCGTGTTCGCAGATGTGCCGGTAGTAGACTGGGTGCAAAACCGCCAGCCCCTCGCCGTGGTTGCAGTTGGTATATGCGCCCAGCTGGTGCTCCATCTGGTGGCACTCGAAATCGCACTTCTTGCCCAGCTTGATGACGCGGTTCTCGGCCATAGTGGCCTCCCACATGAGGTTGCTCCGGGCGATGTAGTCCTCCGGGTCCTTGATGGCCGCCCGGAGGTCGCGAATCACCCCGCGCATGAGGGCCTCCATGATGTCGTCGGAAACATTGGGTTCGTCGGGCGCGCTGAAGTAGGTTTCCATGATGTGGGACAGGGTGTCAAATCCGCCGGAGATCATCTGTCGCACAGGCACCGAGTAGGTATAGGTGGGGTCCATCAGCGCAAATTTGGGGTTGAGCTGGGGGTAGTCCCGGCCCGTTTTCACCTTTAATTCCTCGTTGGTGATGACCGCCCCGCCGTTCATCTCGCTGCCGGTGCCTGCCGCCGTGACCACGACGATCAGCGGCACAGGCTCAAAGTCTATCACGCCCGGGCGGCCCCAGAAGTCGGCCCAGGCGTCGCCCTCGTACCGTGCCGCCAGGGACACGGCTTTGCAGCAGTCCATAACAGAGCCGCCGCCCACGGCTAAAATCAGGCCCACGTTGTTTTCCCGCACAAGCCGCGCTCCCTCCTGCACCTTGGCGTAGGTGGGGTTGGACATGATGCCGGAAAACTCTGCCACCCGCTTGCCGGACTTTTCAATGGCGGCGGTGATCTCATCATACACGCCGTTCTTTTTGATGGAACCGCCGCCATAGGCCAGCAGGACGGTGTCTGTTTCGCAGTTGCACTTGCACAGGCAGGAGAGGTATTCCTTCACACAGCCCTTGCCGAAGATGGCCTTGGTCTTGTTTTCGAAGATGAAGTTGTTCATAAATCTCTCACGCTTTCTTTTATTTGTTGTAGCCCAGCTCCGTGACCCAATCCACAATTTCCTGCCGCGCGTCCTGGATACTGTTGCGGGAGATGGATTTTCCGTTCTGGCTGACCGTGGCGTCAGGCTCCAGCCCGGCAATGGTGCTTACTGTGCTGGAAAAGCCGCTGCCGCCGTGGGTGTTAAAGGGGATGATGGTCTTGCCGCTGAAATCGTTCTGCTCGAAGAAGCTATACATGATCATGGGCATATCTCCCCACCAGTTGGGGTAGCCCACAAAAACCACATCGTAATCCTCCAGGTTCTGTACGTTGGCTTTCAGCGCGGGACGGAAGCTCTGCGCTTGCTCCTCCCGGGCCTGAGCCACCAGTGTGGTATGGTCGGTGGGGTAGGGCGTTTCCGGCTCAATGCGGAAGATATCCGCGCCTGTGCTCTCTTGGATCACATAGGCCATGTACTGGGTGTTGCCCAGCACCTCGCCGTTGATGACAACGGTGCTGTTGGCTTCTTCGGTAGTCATGTTGTCAGGGTTGGTGGTCTCAGGCATGGAAAAGTAAGTAACAAGAATTTTCTGTTCCTGGGGTTCGGGGTCAGGGGTCACAGCGGGCGCTTTGAGGTCAAGTCCCGCGGCCCAGCTCCTCACGGTGGACTCGCTGGCCCCGCTCTGGAACCGCTGGCCCTCCTGCCAATCGCCGGTGCCTGCCATTTCCGCCAGCAGGGTACCGCTCTGCCCCATACCGGAGCTTGTTGACGTGCAGAACGGAATGACGGTCTTGCCGGTGAAATCGTTGTTCTTTACAAAATTGTTGACCGGCCAAGCGGCAATCCCCCACCAAATCGGGTAGCCGATGATAACATTGTCGTACTGCTCCCAATTCTCCACGGTGTCGGCTGCCAGGGCGATATCCCGCAGGCTCTCGTCCTCATGCTCACGGTTCACCCGGCTGCCGGGGGTAGTCCAGTTCAGGTCGGCAGAGGTATAGGGGTTGACAGGGGTAAGTTCAAAAATATCCGCGTCCAGCTCGTCGGCAATGGTATTTGCCACACGCTCGGTATTATTGCTGGCGGAGAAGTAGACCACCAGCGTGTTGCTTCCGGAGGGTGTGGGCGGTGTAGGCGGCGTGGGTTCCTCCCCTTCCTTGTACTGGGCATAGTTCATGATCATCGTGGCAATCTCAGCGCGGGTAGCGTTGCTCCTGGGGTCAAAGCGGTTGTTGCCCTTGCCGCTGATGATGCCGTTGGCCCTGGCCCAATCCACCGCCGTGCTTGCGTAGCTGGCGATGCTGGATTCGTCCGCAAAATCCTGCGCGCTTGCGGCGGGGCTGCCCTCATAGCGCCACAAAACCGCTGCCACGTCCTGCCGGGTAATGCTGTCGTTTACCCCAAACCGTCCGTCGCCATAGCCGCTGACTACGTTATTCTGCGCCGCCCAGTTTGCGGCGGTGGTGTAGTAATCCTGGCGGACATCGGTGAAATTCGCGCTGCCACTGACCGTTGGCGAACCGGCATAGCGGTACAGAATGGTCACCAGCATGGCGCGGGTGGTGTTGGTGTCGGGGGAGAAACGGTTATTGCCTGTGCCGCTCATCAGGCCGTGGCTCTGGACATAGCTGACAGCGTTTGCGTACCAGGCATTGTCCGCCACGTCGGTAAAGCCTCCGGCGGCAAAGGCCGGGACTGCCAGGCTCAGCATAAGTATGAATGCTAACAAAAGGGAAATTGCTTTTTTTATGTTTTTCTTTCCTTTCCTTGGGTTTGTGGGTCTATTATAAACCTTGGTTTTGGCGTTGAGAAGTTCCGATTGGTTATAGGGTGTATACCTTTGGATTATAACTGGATGTAGGAAATGTTGCGTTTTTTGAGAGGTTGTGCTATACTGGCCGTGGATAGCACTTGGCAAATCGGGATTTCTGCAAGATTTTCGCACTGCAAGGAGAAATTGTGATGGTGAGATACACAAATAAATTGAGACTCACGTTATGGGTTTCCGTCGTATATGTTTTATCGTTTATATGCTATGTGCCTACATTGCTAAAACAGAACGGAATTATCATGCCCAATGGACTATTGTACTTAAAATACTTATATGTGTGTATTCCCGCTATGGCTACTATTTTTCTGCTGATTTGCGAGCAGAACGTCAAGGGATACTTTACGCGAATGTTTTCAGGGAAAATAACAGTCAAATATATTTTAATAGAGCTTATATGTATGGTTGCAGGTATATTTGATTGTTATTTCTATTCGTTCATAGTGAAAACTGACGTATTTAAAAATACATATTTGACAGGAATATCACTAATAACAAACTGTATATATCTGCTAATAACCGCGTTTGTTGAAGAAATAGCATGGAGAGGATTTTTGCTAGAACGCCTTCCTTTTAAGAAAAGCAAAAGTGTTCTTTTTGTCGGTGCCGTTTGGGCAGTGTGGCATATACCAATGTGGATAATCAGAAATTCATTGGGCATGGAACAAATTGTTTATCTTTGTATATGGACATTACTTGTTTCCGTTGTTTTGGGAATAACCTATTATCAATGCAGAAATATACTGCTTATTGCCATTTTGCACGCAACTTTTAATATCTGTTATTTAGCGCCAACACAATATAACATTGTTGTATTAGCGATCATAATTCTTGTTGGTATTCTATTGTATAAAAGATCAGGCGAAAATTCAGCTTGATAAATTAGATTTTGCTTGGTCGTGGTTCTTCCGAACAGCCCACCGTAAGAAACGAGACTCCCCAGGAAGTCTCGTCTTTTGTATCAGCATAAATATTTGAAATTATAGCTGGTTTCCCGCAATCGCCGTCCGCACGGCCTTCAAAAACTTTTTTACCGTCCGGGAAGGCTCCGGCGAATGCAGCAGGCCATAGGGAATGGAGTGGTCCCACTCCACCGGGATCACCTTCAGCAGCGGGTGGACGTTTGCCCAGGGGGGCACCACCAGCAGCAGGTCGCTGCCGTTTTCGCAGCGGTTGAACACGTCCATGCGGTACAGGTCGAAGTCCACGATGTTCACCTGCGGGTGCTCCTGCCAGAGCTCATCCCGCAGCTCGTCCACGTAATTGCTCCAGTTGCGGTGCATCATCAGCAGGTTTTCCCCATACAAGTCCTGCACAGCGAGTTTGGTTTTTGCCGCCAACGGATGGTAGATGGACACCGCCACGCACAGCGGCTCCCGCGACATTTCAAATCCCGCACAGCGCCGCAGGTTCAGCATGGTTTCATCGAACACCCCGGCTACCACGTCGATGTCCCGGCCCAGGTTGGCCAGGATCTCCCTGGCGTTTTCCGGGGAGTTTTCAAAGGGCACCATCTGGAACTTGATCTCCGGGCACTGCTCATGGATGGCGGGCCACAACTCCATCAGGGCCTGGGCCGGGGTCATGGGCGAGGTGCCGATGCGCACGATATCCGTGTCCCCCTGCATGGCGTTTTTGGCCCGGCTGACGGAGTCTTTGCAGTATTGGATGATATATTTTGCGTCTTTATACAGCGACACCCCGGCCTTTGTAAGCGTGAGGCCCCGATGGGTGCGTTCAAACAGCTTTACACCCAGCGCATCCTCCAGGAGGTTTATCTGCTTGATGACCGCCGTGGGCGTGATGAACATCTGCTCCGCCGCCTTGCTGAAGCTGCCCGCGTCCGCCGCCGTCAGGAAGGTGTCCAGTTGGGGATTA encodes the following:
- a CDS encoding flavodoxin, which produces MLSLAVPAFAAGGFTDVADNAWYANAVSYVQSHGLMSGTGNNRFSPDTNTTRAMLVTILYRYAGSPTVSGSANFTDVRQDYYTTAANWAAQNNVVSGYGDGRFGVNDSITRQDVAAVLWRYEGSPAASAQDFADESSIASYASTAVDWARANGIISGKGNNRFDPRSNATRAEIATMIMNYAQYKEGEEPTPPTPPTPSGSNTLVVYFSASNNTERVANTIADELDADIFELTPVNPYTSADLNWTTPGSRVNREHEDESLRDIALAADTVENWEQYDNVIIGYPIWWGIAAWPVNNFVKNNDFTGKTVIPFCTSTSSGMGQSGTLLAEMAGTGDWQEGQRFQSGASESTVRSWAAGLDLKAPAVTPDPEPQEQKILVTYFSMPETTNPDNMTTEEANSTVVINGEVLGNTQYMAYVIQESTGADIFRIEPETPYPTDHTTLVAQAREEQAQSFRPALKANVQNLEDYDVVFVGYPNWWGDMPMIMYSFFEQNDFSGKTIIPFNTHGGSGFSSTVSTIAGLEPDATVSQNGKSISRNSIQDARQEIVDWVTELGYNK
- a CDS encoding CPBP family intramembrane glutamic endopeptidase yields the protein MVAGIFDCYFYSFIVKTDVFKNTYLTGISLITNCIYLLITAFVEEIAWRGFLLERLPFKKSKSVLFVGAVWAVWHIPMWIIRNSLGMEQIVYLCIWTLLVSVVLGITYYQCRNILLIAILHATFNICYLAPTQYNIVVLAIIILVGILLYKRSGENSA
- a CDS encoding LysR family transcriptional regulator; this encodes MYNPQLDTFLTAADAGSFSKAAEQMFITPTAVIKQINLLEDALGVKLFERTHRGLTLTKAGVSLYKDAKYIIQYCKDSVSRAKNAMQGDTDIVRIGTSPMTPAQALMELWPAIHEQCPEIKFQMVPFENSPENAREILANLGRDIDVVAGVFDETMLNLRRCAGFEMSREPLCVAVSIYHPLAAKTKLAVQDLYGENLLMMHRNWSNYVDELRDELWQEHPQVNIVDFDLYRMDVFNRCENGSDLLLVVPPWANVHPLLKVIPVEWDHSIPYGLLHSPEPSRTVKKFLKAVRTAIAGNQL
- a CDS encoding iron-containing alcohol dehydrogenase; this encodes MNNFIFENKTKAIFGKGCVKEYLSCLCKCNCETDTVLLAYGGGSIKKNGVYDEITAAIEKSGKRVAEFSGIMSNPTYAKVQEGARLVRENNVGLILAVGGGSVMDCCKAVSLAARYEGDAWADFWGRPGVIDFEPVPLIVVVTAAGTGSEMNGGAVITNEELKVKTGRDYPQLNPKFALMDPTYTYSVPVRQMISGGFDTLSHIMETYFSAPDEPNVSDDIMEALMRGVIRDLRAAIKDPEDYIARSNLMWEATMAENRVIKLGKKCDFECHQMEHQLGAYTNCNHGEGLAVLHPVYYRHICEHGAKKFARFATKVWDIRPEGRSERELARMGVETLASFIKGIGLPTTLRELGVDESTDLKAIADSCACVPGAYKVMTHEEILEIFRECL